A region of Aphanothece sacrum FPU1 DNA encodes the following proteins:
- a CDS encoding carbon dioxide-concentrating mechanism protein CcmK, translating into MPAQPAVGSIETKGFPGILAAADAMVKAGRITIVGYLRAGSARFTLNIRGDVQEVKTAMEAGIEAINRTEGATLETWVIIPRPHDNVVGVLPIDYSDAVEPFRLSAEGIPLPNSGRR; encoded by the coding sequence ATGCCAGCACAACCTGCTGTGGGATCGATAGAAACAAAGGGCTTTCCTGGTATTTTAGCTGCCGCCGATGCTATGGTTAAAGCGGGGCGGATCACAATTGTGGGTTATCTTAGGGCCGGAAGTGCGCGTTTTACTCTCAATATTCGCGGAGATGTCCAAGAGGTAAAAACCGCCATGGAAGCAGGAATAGAAGCGATTAACCGCACTGAAGGCGCAACCTTAGAAACTTGGGTAATTATTCCCCGTCCTCATGATAATGTGGTCGGAGTATTGCCTATTGATTATAGTGACGCGGTTGAACCTTTCAGATTATCGGCTGAAGGAATTCCCCTTCCTAACAGTGGTCGCCGATAA
- a CDS encoding AAA family ATPase, which yields MPNPSIPRIEYLRVQNYRALHDLELKKITPLTVFLGPNGSGKSTIFDVFAFLSECFTVGLKKAWEKRGRFRELRTRGQEGSIIVELKYREKVNSPIITYHLAINETNNRPYVAEEWLHWRRTSKGKPFRFLDFKEGEGKVISGETPGEQDERIYEQLESAEFLAVSTLGQFAKHPRVSALRRFITGWYLSYLTADNTRTQPEAGGQERLSPTGDNLPNVIQYLKEEHSERLDHILAILSRRIPRLEKVEASIMPDGRLLLQIKDAPFQNPILAKFASDGTLKMLAYLTVLYDPDPPQLVGIEEPENHLHPRLLPELAEECRAASANTQLMVTTHSPFFVDGLKPEEVWVLYRDENGFTQAKRTSEMEGVKEFIQNGALLGQLWMENYFDVGNINNQ from the coding sequence ATGCCTAACCCCTCTATACCTAGAATTGAATATTTGCGTGTACAAAATTATCGCGCATTACATGACCTTGAGCTTAAAAAGATAACGCCACTGACAGTATTTCTGGGACCTAATGGAAGTGGTAAATCAACTATTTTTGATGTGTTTGCGTTCTTATCTGAATGTTTCACCGTTGGCTTAAAAAAAGCATGGGAGAAACGAGGAAGATTTAGAGAATTAAGAACCAGAGGACAAGAAGGATCTATTATTGTTGAATTAAAATATAGAGAAAAAGTTAATTCTCCAATTATTACTTATCATTTAGCCATTAATGAAACTAATAATCGCCCCTATGTTGCCGAAGAATGGTTACATTGGAGACGAACAAGTAAAGGTAAACCTTTTCGCTTTTTAGATTTTAAAGAAGGAGAAGGAAAAGTGATTAGTGGAGAAACACCAGGTGAACAAGATGAACGAATTTATGAACAATTAGAATCTGCTGAATTTTTAGCAGTTAGTACCTTGGGACAATTCGCTAAACATCCTCGTGTTAGTGCTTTACGTCGGTTTATTACGGGTTGGTATTTATCCTATTTAACTGCAGATAATACCCGAACTCAACCCGAAGCAGGAGGACAAGAAAGACTGTCCCCTACAGGAGATAATTTGCCTAATGTGATTCAATATCTTAAAGAAGAACATTCAGAAAGATTAGACCATATTCTAGCAATTCTTTCTCGTCGAATTCCCAGATTAGAAAAAGTTGAAGCCTCAATTATGCCTGATGGCAGGTTGTTATTACAAATAAAAGATGCTCCTTTTCAGAATCCTATCTTAGCAAAATTTGCCTCCGATGGCACATTAAAAATGTTAGCTTATTTAACTGTATTATATGATCCAGACCCACCTCAATTAGTGGGAATAGAAGAACCGGAAAATCATCTTCATCCTCGGTTACTACCTGAATTAGCCGAAGAATGTCGCGCTGCTTCTGCCAATACACAATTAATGGTAACAACTCATTCTCCCTTCTTTGTTGATGGGTTAAAACCAGAGGAAGTTTGGGTACTTTATCGAGATGAAAATGGTTTTACTCAAGCTAAACGAACATCAGAAATGGAAGGAGTTAAAGAATTTATCCAAAATGGCGCATTATTAGGTCAATTATGGATGGAAAATTACTTTGATGTCGGTAATATTAATAATCAATAA
- a CDS encoding DUF4276 family protein, which produces MSVILIINKKSEEDVHLEFLVEEFSAKECLETILPKILSPNITYKIHDFRGKSDLIKKLPDRLKGYKAWIPQDYKIIVLVDRDNEDCTKLKDKLEKIARETGFMTQSNRKNQKAFQLLNRIAIIVG; this is translated from the coding sequence ATGTCGGTAATATTAATAATCAATAAAAAAAGCGAGGAAGACGTGCATCTTGAGTTTTTAGTTGAAGAATTTTCTGCTAAAGAGTGTTTAGAAACAATTTTACCTAAAATATTATCTCCAAATATTACCTATAAAATTCATGATTTTCGAGGTAAATCTGATTTAATCAAGAAATTACCTGATAGATTAAAAGGTTATAAAGCCTGGATTCCACAAGATTATAAAATTATTGTTCTTGTTGATAGAGATAATGAAGATTGTACAAAGCTAAAAGATAAATTAGAAAAAATAGCAAGAGAAACAGGATTTATGACTCAATCAAACCGTAAAAATCAAAAGGCTTTCCAACTTTTAAATAGAATAGCAATAATTGTAGGATGA